One region of Streptomyces subrutilus genomic DNA includes:
- a CDS encoding cation diffusion facilitator family transporter yields the protein MSASGGTKAIVAALVANLAIAVAKFVAFLFSGSSSMLAESVHSLADSGNQGLLLLGGKKAKREATPQHPFGYGRERYIYAFLVSIVLFTVGGMFAIYEGIEKINHPHAIEAWYWPVGVLVFAIIAETFSFRTAIKESNQVRGSQTWSQFIKRAKAPELPVVLLEDLGALVGLVLALGGVSIALVTGNGVWDGIGTLCIGVLLIIIAIVLAAETKSLLLGEAAGTDEVEKINAALVDGVVVTRVIHMRTLHLGPEELLVAAKIAVAGHDTAIQVADAINAAEARIREAVPIARVIYLEPDVYRPEGTTPLTK from the coding sequence ATGAGCGCGTCGGGCGGTACCAAGGCGATCGTGGCGGCACTCGTCGCCAACCTCGCCATCGCTGTAGCCAAATTCGTGGCATTCCTCTTCAGCGGATCCTCATCGATGCTCGCCGAAAGCGTCCACTCGCTGGCGGACTCGGGGAACCAGGGTCTGCTGCTCCTCGGCGGGAAGAAGGCCAAGCGCGAGGCAACACCGCAGCACCCCTTCGGATACGGGCGGGAGCGCTACATCTACGCGTTCCTCGTCTCGATCGTGCTCTTCACCGTCGGTGGCATGTTCGCCATCTACGAGGGCATCGAGAAGATCAACCATCCGCACGCGATCGAGGCCTGGTACTGGCCGGTCGGCGTCCTCGTCTTCGCGATCATCGCCGAGACCTTCTCCTTCCGCACCGCGATCAAGGAGTCGAACCAGGTCCGCGGCAGCCAGACCTGGAGCCAGTTCATCAAGCGGGCCAAGGCCCCCGAGCTGCCCGTGGTCCTCCTGGAGGACCTCGGCGCGCTCGTCGGCCTGGTCCTCGCCCTCGGCGGCGTCAGCATCGCCCTGGTGACCGGCAACGGCGTCTGGGACGGCATCGGCACCCTGTGCATCGGTGTCCTGCTCATCATCATCGCGATCGTCCTGGCCGCGGAGACCAAGTCCCTGCTGCTCGGCGAGGCCGCGGGCACCGACGAGGTCGAGAAGATCAACGCGGCGCTCGTCGACGGCGTCGTCGTCACCCGCGTGATCCACATGCGGACCCTGCACCTCGGCCCCGAGGAGCTGCTGGTCGCCGCCAAGATCGCCGTCGCGGGCCACGACACCGCGATCCAGGTCGCGGACGCGATCAACGCCGCCGAGGCCCGCATCCGCGAGGCCGTCCCGATCGCCCGGGTGATCTACCTCGAGCCGGACGTCTACCGCCCCGAGGGAACCACCCCCCTCACCAAGTAG
- the manA gene encoding mannose-6-phosphate isomerase, class I: MDRLTNTIRPYAWGSTTAIPHLLGAEPTGEPQAEMWMGAHPGAPSRIDRGAGEQALSDVIAADPEGELGAATVARFGPRLPFLLKVLAAGAPLSLQVHPDLAQAKAGFEDEERRGIPIDAAHRNYKDPSHKPEMLCALTPFEGLCGFRPPLHSAELLEGLGVGSLKPYADLLRAHPEDAALREVLTAVLTADREEMARTVAEAAAAAERLGGPYAPYAHLVHEHPGDPGVIAAMLLNHFRLQPGEAVFLGAGVPHAYIDGLGVELLANSDNVLRAGLTPKHVDVPELLKIVKFESGDPHVLRPEGDGEEVYEAPIDEFRLSRFLLAPGAASRVLPADAPQILLCTAGSPRASELPLAPGESVFVPAGEKAELSGTGTVFRATVVV, translated from the coding sequence ATGGACCGCCTGACGAACACGATCCGCCCCTACGCCTGGGGGTCGACCACCGCCATCCCCCACCTGCTCGGCGCCGAACCCACCGGCGAGCCCCAGGCCGAGATGTGGATGGGCGCCCACCCGGGCGCACCGTCGCGCATCGACCGCGGAGCCGGTGAGCAGGCCCTCTCGGACGTCATCGCCGCCGACCCCGAGGGCGAGCTCGGCGCCGCCACCGTCGCCAGGTTCGGCCCCCGGCTGCCCTTCCTCCTCAAAGTCCTCGCCGCCGGCGCCCCCCTCTCCCTCCAGGTCCACCCCGACCTCGCCCAGGCGAAGGCGGGCTTCGAGGACGAGGAACGGCGCGGCATCCCGATCGACGCGGCCCACCGCAACTACAAGGACCCCAGCCACAAGCCCGAAATGCTCTGCGCGCTGACCCCCTTCGAGGGACTGTGCGGCTTCCGGCCCCCGCTGCACTCCGCCGAGCTGCTCGAAGGCCTCGGGGTCGGTTCCCTCAAGCCGTACGCCGACCTGCTGCGCGCCCACCCCGAAGACGCCGCGCTGCGCGAGGTGCTCACCGCCGTACTGACCGCCGACCGCGAGGAGATGGCCCGTACCGTCGCCGAGGCCGCGGCCGCCGCCGAGCGCCTGGGCGGCCCGTACGCCCCGTACGCCCACCTCGTCCACGAGCACCCCGGCGACCCGGGCGTCATCGCGGCCATGCTGCTCAACCACTTCCGACTCCAGCCCGGCGAGGCGGTGTTCCTCGGCGCGGGCGTCCCGCACGCCTACATCGACGGCCTCGGCGTGGAGCTGCTGGCCAACTCCGACAACGTGCTGCGCGCCGGGCTCACCCCCAAACACGTGGACGTGCCCGAGCTGCTGAAGATCGTGAAGTTCGAGTCCGGCGACCCGCACGTGCTGCGCCCCGAGGGTGACGGCGAGGAGGTCTACGAGGCCCCCATCGACGAGTTCCGGCTCTCCCGCTTCCTGCTCGCGCCCGGCGCGGCCTCCCGCGTGCTCCCGGCGGACGCGCCGCAGATCCTGCTCTGCACGGCCGGTTCGCCCCGCGCCTCGGAACTGCCGCTCGCTCCGGGCGAGTCCGTGTTCGTACCGGCGGGCGAAAAGGCCGAACTGTCCGGAACGGGCACCGTCTTCCGGGCCACCGTGGTGGTCTGA
- a CDS encoding SIS domain-containing protein has product MLDESLLDAPDDLARADRRGLLRGAAEAGARVRTAARHAVEAGLGELRPDGRPRAVLIAGSGTAATGVADLLGALAGASAPVIRLDPTGVAHASGALRWSLPGWAGSVDLLLIATTDGAEPGLAVLAEQAYRRGCNVVAVAPERSPLSEAVDGAHGLLVPMAKAPYQEYDESAAAGPGALWALLTPLLVLLDKLGMISAAPATLQLVADRLDRTAERCGPAIATYSNPAKTLASELADSLPLIWSEGAGAGPAGRRFAATLAELAGRPALAAALPEALPAHGVLLAGSFAAGADPEDFFRDRVDEPQALRARIVLLRDRPAGGLSAAPAARELALSHDTAVSELEPEEGAELEQLAELLAVTDFATAYLALASGGHS; this is encoded by the coding sequence ATGCTCGACGAGTCGCTCCTCGACGCACCGGACGATCTCGCCCGCGCCGACCGGCGGGGCCTGCTCCGGGGCGCCGCCGAAGCCGGCGCCAGAGTCCGCACCGCGGCCCGCCACGCGGTCGAAGCGGGTCTCGGTGAGCTGCGCCCCGACGGCCGTCCCCGCGCCGTCCTGATCGCCGGCAGCGGCACCGCCGCCACCGGCGTCGCCGACCTGCTCGGCGCCCTCGCCGGAGCCTCCGCGCCCGTCATCCGCCTGGACCCCACCGGCGTCGCGCACGCCTCCGGGGCCCTGCGCTGGTCCCTGCCCGGCTGGGCCGGCTCCGTCGACCTGCTGCTCATCGCCACCACGGACGGCGCCGAGCCCGGCCTCGCCGTCCTCGCCGAGCAGGCCTACCGGCGCGGCTGCAACGTCGTCGCCGTCGCCCCCGAGCGCTCACCGCTGAGCGAGGCCGTGGACGGCGCGCACGGGCTCCTCGTACCGATGGCCAAGGCCCCGTACCAGGAGTACGACGAGTCCGCCGCGGCCGGACCCGGCGCCCTGTGGGCCCTGCTGACGCCGCTGCTGGTGCTCCTCGACAAGCTCGGCATGATCAGCGCCGCCCCCGCCACCCTCCAGCTCGTCGCCGACCGGCTCGACCGCACCGCCGAGCGCTGCGGACCCGCCATCGCCACCTACTCCAACCCGGCCAAGACCCTCGCCTCCGAGCTCGCCGACTCCCTCCCGCTCATCTGGAGCGAAGGCGCCGGCGCCGGCCCCGCCGGCCGCCGCTTCGCCGCGACCCTCGCCGAGCTCGCCGGCCGGCCCGCACTGGCCGCGGCGCTCCCCGAGGCGCTCCCCGCCCACGGCGTGCTCCTCGCCGGGTCCTTCGCCGCCGGGGCCGATCCCGAAGACTTCTTCCGTGACCGGGTCGACGAGCCCCAGGCTCTGCGCGCCCGCATCGTCCTGCTGCGTGACCGGCCGGCCGGCGGGCTCTCCGCCGCCCCCGCCGCACGCGAGCTCGCCCTCAGCCACGACACGGCCGTCAGCGAGCTCGAACCGGAGGAGGGGGCGGAGCTGGAGCAGCTCGCCGAACTCCTCGCCGTCACGGATTTCGCCACCGCCTACCTGGCGTTGGCTTCCGGGGGACACAGCTGA
- a CDS encoding Trm112 family protein, translated as MPLEAGLLEILACPACHSPLEDKSADETAPELICTGQDCGLAYPVRDGIPVLLVDEARRPA; from the coding sequence ATGCCGCTCGAAGCCGGTCTTCTGGAGATCCTCGCCTGCCCCGCCTGCCACTCGCCCCTCGAGGACAAGTCGGCCGACGAGACGGCTCCCGAGCTGATCTGCACCGGCCAGGACTGCGGCCTCGCCTACCCGGTCCGTGACGGAATCCCGGTCCTCCTCGTGGACGAGGCCCGCCGCCCCGCCTGA
- a CDS encoding phosphomannomutase/phosphoglucomutase, with protein sequence MAADLSNIVKAYDVRGVVPDEWDESLAELFGAAFVEVTGASAIVVGHDMRPSSPGLSAAFARGASARGVDVTLIGLCSTDQLYYASGSLGLPGAMFTASHNPAKYNGIKLCRAGAAPVGQDTGLSQIRELVEKWSEEGAPAISAGTVPGTVTEQDTLTGYAAHLRGLVDLTAIRRLKVVVDAGNGMGGHTVPTVFEGLPLDLVSMYFELDGTFPNHEANPLDPKNIVDLQARVLAESADLGIAFDGDADRCFIVDERGVGVSPSAITALVAARELARNGGTGTVIHNLITSWSVPEVVRENGGTPVRTRVGHSFIKEEMAKTGAIFGGEHSAHYYFKDFWNADTGMLAALHVLAALGGQEGPLSGLVASYDRYAGSGEINSTVADQAGRLAAVKAAYGDREGVTVDELDGLTATGTDWWFNVRASNTEPLLRLNVEARDEATLAKVRDEILALIRS encoded by the coding sequence GTGGCCGCAGATCTTTCGAACATCGTCAAGGCGTATGACGTGCGTGGTGTCGTGCCGGACGAGTGGGACGAGTCGTTGGCGGAGCTGTTCGGTGCCGCGTTCGTGGAGGTGACGGGTGCGTCGGCGATCGTGGTCGGTCATGACATGCGGCCGTCTTCGCCGGGTCTGTCGGCGGCGTTCGCGCGGGGTGCGTCCGCCCGTGGTGTGGATGTGACGTTGATCGGGCTGTGTTCGACGGACCAGCTGTACTACGCGTCGGGTTCGCTGGGTCTGCCGGGTGCGATGTTCACGGCCTCGCACAATCCGGCGAAGTACAACGGGATCAAGCTGTGCCGGGCGGGTGCGGCGCCGGTGGGTCAGGACACGGGTCTGTCGCAGATCCGTGAGCTGGTGGAGAAGTGGTCGGAGGAGGGCGCCCCGGCCATCTCGGCCGGCACGGTTCCCGGCACGGTCACCGAGCAGGACACCCTCACCGGTTACGCCGCCCACCTGCGCGGTTTGGTGGACCTGACGGCGATCCGCCGGTTGAAGGTGGTGGTGGACGCGGGCAACGGTATGGGTGGTCACACCGTTCCGACGGTGTTCGAGGGCCTTCCGCTGGACCTGGTCTCGATGTACTTCGAGCTGGACGGGACCTTCCCCAACCACGAGGCGAACCCGCTGGATCCGAAGAACATCGTCGACCTCCAGGCCCGGGTCCTTGCCGAGAGCGCCGATTTGGGTATCGCCTTCGACGGGGACGCGGACCGCTGCTTCATCGTCGACGAGCGCGGCGTGGGCGTCTCGCCGTCCGCGATCACCGCCCTGGTCGCCGCGCGGGAGCTGGCCCGCAACGGCGGCACCGGCACGGTGATCCACAATCTGATCACTTCGTGGTCGGTGCCGGAGGTGGTGCGGGAGAACGGCGGCACGCCGGTGCGTACGCGGGTGGGGCATTCCTTCATCAAGGAGGAGATGGCCAAGACGGGTGCGATCTTCGGTGGTGAGCACTCGGCGCACTACTACTTCAAGGATTTCTGGAACGCGGACACCGGCATGCTCGCGGCGCTGCACGTGCTGGCGGCTCTTGGCGGGCAGGAGGGGCCGCTGTCGGGTCTGGTGGCTTCTTACGACCGGTACGCGGGTTCGGGGGAGATCAACTCGACGGTCGCGGACCAGGCGGGCCGGCTGGCCGCGGTCAAGGCGGCCTACGGTGACCGTGAGGGCGTCACGGTGGACGAGCTGGACGGTCTGACGGCGACGGGCACGGACTGGTGGTTCAACGTCCGCGCCTCCAACACCGAACCGCTGCTGCGCCTGAACGTCGAGGCCCGCGACGAGGCGACGTTGGCCAAGGTCCGCGACGAGATCCTGGCGCTCATCCGCTCCTGA
- a CDS encoding DUF3499 domain-containing protein — protein sequence MSLVRRCSRTACGRPAVATLTYVYADSTAVLGPLATYAEPHCYDLCAEHSERLTAPRGWDVVRLSDGSGPSRPSGDDLEALANAVREAARPPERAAEAGGSGSRAPAPGETRRGHLRVLRSPDS from the coding sequence GTGAGCCTTGTACGTCGTTGTTCGCGCACCGCGTGCGGCCGCCCTGCCGTCGCGACGCTGACGTACGTCTACGCCGATTCGACCGCAGTTCTCGGCCCGCTCGCCACCTACGCCGAGCCCCACTGCTACGACCTGTGCGCCGAGCACTCCGAGCGCCTGACCGCCCCGCGCGGCTGGGACGTCGTCCGCCTGTCCGACGGCTCCGGGCCGTCGCGCCCCAGCGGCGACGACCTCGAAGCCCTCGCCAACGCCGTCCGCGAAGCGGCCCGCCCGCCCGAGCGCGCGGCGGAGGCCGGAGGCTCGGGCTCGCGGGCGCCCGCCCCCGGCGAGACCCGCCGCGGACACCTGCGCGTCCTGCGATCGCCCGATTCCTGA
- a CDS encoding metallopeptidase family protein, whose amino-acid sequence MTDSPLPPRPAQPPVGAPAEPRPRRRDRHGRGMRGPVAPPQVPLSASRSELFGDLVRDSVERLERRWPQLAEVEFLVGDVPGPPGGPDAGWNDEAVPLGGVSEPREGRPARIVVFRRPVEIRTKTRDEKALLVHEIVVEQVAELLGLSPETVDPRYGQD is encoded by the coding sequence GTGACCGACAGCCCGCTGCCTCCCCGTCCTGCCCAGCCCCCGGTCGGGGCCCCCGCCGAGCCGCGCCCGCGTCGGCGGGACCGGCACGGACGCGGGATGCGCGGGCCGGTGGCGCCGCCGCAGGTGCCGTTGTCGGCGAGCAGGTCGGAGCTGTTCGGTGACCTCGTACGGGATTCCGTGGAGCGGCTGGAGCGGCGCTGGCCGCAGCTGGCCGAGGTGGAGTTCCTGGTCGGTGACGTGCCGGGGCCGCCGGGCGGACCGGACGCCGGCTGGAACGACGAGGCGGTGCCGCTGGGCGGGGTCTCGGAGCCCCGCGAGGGCCGGCCGGCCCGGATCGTGGTGTTCCGGCGGCCGGTGGAGATCCGCACCAAGACGCGCGACGAGAAGGCGCTGCTGGTCCACGAGATCGTGGTGGAGCAGGTGGCGGAGCTGTTGGGGCTGTCGCCGGAGACCGTGGATCCGCGGTACGGGCAGGACTGA
- a CDS encoding DUF5719 family protein has protein sequence MKQRAPLTLAAVAAALAALTGVAALTAPGAGGPAADGKAPAAARMPVERSLLVCPAPSSSDIADTTYTAFTPGAAAPAEGKGSARLLGATKDAKPVLEPKEVGKPFGATASGADAPALGGSADGVLAPGWTAQLTTKVSVGRARGVLGAACTAPGTDFWFPAVSTAKGREDYLHLTNPDDAAAVVDIRLFGPDGPAKPDAGTGENIRIDPKSSKSVLLSSLVPGSQLADATAHVTTRAGRVGASVQVAEEGVGADWLPAAADPAGSLVLPGIPADAVSVRLVAFAPGDQDADLKIRLAGPNGAISPAGNEQLHVKAGMTASVDLKDVTRGEPGSLLLAPADAKKAAPVVAAVRVVRGSGAKQELGFVQASGPVGTRATVADNRPEENATALSLTVPGDTDAKVKVTASPGTGGGEAASQEVTVKAGTTQVVAVAPAGGKGSYALTVETLSGGPVHAARTLNLPHEGTSMFTVQTLSDDHSTVAVPKAAEDLSVLTR, from the coding sequence GTGAAGCAGCGCGCACCCCTCACGCTGGCGGCCGTGGCCGCGGCGCTGGCCGCCCTCACCGGCGTCGCCGCCCTCACCGCGCCCGGCGCCGGCGGCCCGGCGGCCGACGGCAAGGCCCCGGCCGCCGCCCGCATGCCGGTGGAGCGGTCCCTGCTGGTCTGCCCGGCCCCCAGCTCCTCGGACATCGCGGACACCACGTACACCGCGTTCACCCCCGGCGCGGCCGCGCCCGCCGAGGGCAAGGGCTCCGCCCGGCTGCTCGGCGCCACCAAGGACGCCAAGCCGGTGCTGGAGCCCAAGGAGGTGGGCAAGCCCTTCGGGGCCACCGCCTCCGGAGCCGACGCCCCCGCCCTGGGCGGCAGCGCCGACGGGGTCCTCGCCCCCGGCTGGACCGCGCAGCTGACCACCAAGGTCTCGGTCGGCCGGGCCCGGGGCGTCCTCGGCGCCGCCTGCACCGCGCCGGGCACCGACTTCTGGTTCCCCGCCGTCAGCACCGCCAAGGGCCGCGAGGACTACCTCCACCTCACCAACCCCGACGACGCCGCGGCCGTCGTGGACATCAGGCTCTTCGGCCCGGACGGGCCGGCCAAGCCCGACGCGGGCACCGGCGAGAACATCCGGATCGACCCCAAGTCCAGCAAGTCGGTCCTGCTCTCCTCCCTGGTCCCGGGCAGCCAGCTCGCGGACGCCACCGCCCACGTGACGACCCGCGCGGGCCGCGTCGGCGCCTCCGTCCAGGTCGCCGAGGAAGGCGTCGGCGCCGACTGGCTGCCGGCCGCCGCGGACCCGGCGGGCTCCCTGGTCCTGCCGGGCATCCCGGCCGACGCGGTCTCCGTACGGCTGGTGGCCTTCGCACCCGGCGACCAGGACGCGGACCTGAAGATCCGGCTGGCCGGCCCGAACGGGGCCATCAGCCCGGCGGGCAACGAACAACTGCACGTCAAGGCGGGTATGACCGCGAGCGTCGACCTCAAGGACGTGACCCGCGGCGAGCCCGGCTCCCTGCTGCTCGCCCCGGCGGACGCCAAGAAGGCGGCCCCGGTCGTCGCGGCGGTCCGGGTGGTGCGCGGCAGCGGGGCCAAGCAGGAACTGGGCTTCGTCCAGGCCAGCGGGCCGGTGGGCACGCGGGCGACCGTGGCCGACAACCGGCCGGAGGAGAACGCGACCGCCCTGTCGCTGACGGTGCCCGGAGACACGGACGCGAAGGTCAAGGTGACGGCCTCGCCGGGCACCGGAGGCGGGGAGGCGGCCTCCCAGGAAGTGACCGTCAAGGCGGGCACCACGCAGGTGGTGGCCGTGGCCCCGGCGGGCGGCAAGGGCTCCTACGCCCTCACCGTCGAGACCCTCTCGGGCGGGCCGGTGCACGCGGCCCGCACCCTGAACCTCCCGCACGAGGGCACGTCGATGTTCACCGTCCAGACCCTGTCCGACGACCACTCCACGGTCGCGGTCCCCAAGGCCGCCGAAGACCTCTCGGTCCTGACGAGGTAG
- a CDS encoding glycosyltransferase family 2 protein, translated as MSLHSQSAASHQAPATPEFPRHVVTAVLVAHDGARWLPRTLAGLLGQERPAQNHMAADTGSADESARLLTEAFGDDRVLHLARRTGFGTAVDEAARTAGTLTPEDLPYLKRPSGWDPVSRTWRDDTYDLPELPHGEPVQWLWLLHDDSAPEPDALTELLRVADENPDAAVIGPKLRGWYDRKQLLEAGVTIARSGRRWTGLDRREQDQGQHDQIRPVLSVSTAGMLIRRDVYDALGGFDKRLPLMRDDVDLCWRAQNAGHTVLVAPDAVMRHAEASARERRTVDCAGRTSSSPHRVDKAGAVYTMLANSSGRALPYVLLRVLLGTVLRTLAYLVGKAPGQAVDEITGLLATLLRPGRILAARKARRRPAVPTAELRPLFPPPGASLRANAEQLAGYFGDVRATDPAPAGRHGGASILTAPGEDGDYPVAEERFARLKRIARNPAPVLFGLLLLVSLLACRSLIGGGSLMGGALLPAPDSGSDLWRAYTDGWQAVSTGSAADAPPYLAVLGALAALLFGSSHAALTLLLVGSVPLAGLTAYFASRPLVASRLLRAWAAIAYAFLPAVTGALAGGRLGTAVLAVLLPLIARSAVAACGLADSERGSWRAVWTYTLLLTAATAFTPVVWPLAAVLGAAALAVRRTQWKAYGPRYLATLAVPLLVLAPWSLGLLTHPGRFLREAGLPYETGSASALDLLGISPGGPGTAGGLLLIGIVLAALAALLRTDRQFAVRTAWATALAALLLAVLLNRDGWAGPATLVYGLALLAAAALGADGAKERVAARSFGWRQPLAALIALAAAAGPLLAAAAWLVAGADGPLQRRDPVQVPAFVADAGGDDNQTRTLVLDLDPPATVSYSLVRGSGGRLGDAETAARTGSDPRLDKVVSNLVAGSGADQSSQLSAYAIRFVMFRPGGPEEIRRVLDATPGLSRRHQQDGTALWGVEPWLPRAVIVSGKQGEAPIPVAAGPVEAHGKIPDGEAGRVLRIADRADSGWQATLDGKPLEPKTLDGWAQGFELPAAGGRLDLVHEDSLLRTGWHWAQGLLALVLLVMALPGRRERLDDDLPEDEAAIPAQPGPGEPGEGRRARRLRAEAEQAPAPAPVEAAVAADPYAEIPAQPVYGTEGSPGEYAYPAYPDQSGYAYEPQPQQPYPQPGEYEQYPYPQQQAQEQYPYPYEPYQPYDPHNGRDGHAQYDPRPDGSPQQ; from the coding sequence ATGTCCCTGCACAGCCAGTCGGCGGCCTCCCACCAGGCCCCCGCCACACCCGAGTTCCCCCGGCACGTCGTCACCGCGGTCCTCGTCGCCCATGACGGCGCCCGCTGGCTGCCCCGGACCCTCGCCGGCCTGCTCGGCCAGGAGCGCCCCGCACAGAACCACATGGCCGCCGACACCGGCAGCGCCGACGAGTCCGCAAGGCTCCTCACCGAGGCCTTCGGCGACGACCGCGTCCTGCACCTGGCCCGCCGCACCGGATTCGGCACCGCCGTCGACGAAGCCGCCCGCACCGCCGGCACCCTGACCCCCGAGGACCTCCCGTACCTCAAGCGCCCCAGCGGCTGGGACCCCGTCAGCCGCACCTGGCGCGACGACACCTACGACCTCCCCGAGCTCCCGCACGGCGAACCCGTCCAGTGGCTCTGGCTCCTCCACGACGACAGCGCGCCCGAACCCGACGCCCTCACCGAACTGCTCCGCGTCGCCGACGAGAACCCCGACGCCGCCGTCATCGGCCCCAAACTGCGCGGCTGGTACGACAGGAAGCAGCTCCTCGAAGCCGGCGTCACCATCGCCCGCAGCGGCCGCCGCTGGACCGGACTCGACCGCCGCGAACAGGACCAGGGCCAGCACGACCAGATCCGCCCCGTCCTGTCCGTCTCCACCGCCGGCATGCTCATCCGCCGCGACGTCTACGACGCCCTCGGCGGCTTCGACAAGCGGCTGCCCCTCATGCGCGACGACGTCGACCTCTGCTGGCGCGCCCAGAACGCGGGCCACACCGTCCTCGTCGCCCCCGACGCCGTCATGCGCCACGCCGAGGCCTCCGCCCGCGAACGCCGCACCGTCGACTGCGCCGGCCGTACGAGCTCCAGCCCGCACCGCGTCGACAAGGCCGGCGCCGTCTACACGATGCTCGCCAACAGCTCCGGCCGCGCCCTGCCCTACGTCCTGCTGCGCGTCCTGCTCGGCACCGTGCTGCGCACCCTTGCCTACCTCGTCGGCAAGGCCCCCGGCCAGGCCGTCGACGAGATCACCGGCCTCCTGGCCACCCTGCTGCGCCCCGGCCGGATCCTCGCCGCCCGCAAGGCCCGCCGCCGCCCCGCCGTCCCCACCGCCGAGCTGCGCCCGCTCTTCCCGCCGCCCGGCGCCTCCCTGCGGGCCAACGCCGAACAGCTCGCCGGATACTTCGGCGACGTCCGGGCCACCGACCCCGCCCCCGCCGGCCGGCACGGCGGCGCCAGCATCCTCACCGCACCCGGCGAGGACGGCGACTACCCGGTGGCCGAGGAGCGCTTCGCCCGCCTCAAGCGGATCGCCCGCAACCCCGCCCCCGTACTCTTCGGCCTCCTCCTGCTCGTCTCCCTGCTCGCCTGCCGCTCCCTGATCGGCGGCGGCTCCCTGATGGGCGGCGCCCTGCTGCCGGCCCCCGACAGCGGCTCCGACCTCTGGCGCGCCTACACCGACGGCTGGCAGGCCGTCTCCACCGGCTCCGCCGCCGACGCACCGCCCTACCTGGCCGTCCTCGGCGCCCTCGCCGCGCTCCTCTTCGGCTCCAGCCACGCCGCCCTGACCCTGCTGCTCGTCGGCTCCGTCCCGCTCGCCGGGCTCACCGCGTACTTCGCCTCCCGGCCGCTCGTCGCATCCCGGCTGCTGCGCGCCTGGGCCGCCATCGCCTACGCGTTCCTGCCCGCCGTCACCGGAGCCCTCGCCGGGGGCCGCCTCGGCACCGCCGTCCTCGCCGTCCTGCTGCCCCTGATCGCCCGCTCCGCCGTCGCCGCCTGCGGCCTCGCCGACAGCGAGCGCGGCAGCTGGCGCGCCGTGTGGACGTACACCCTGCTGCTGACCGCGGCCACCGCCTTCACCCCCGTCGTCTGGCCGCTCGCCGCCGTCCTCGGGGCCGCCGCGCTCGCCGTGCGGCGCACGCAGTGGAAGGCGTACGGGCCGCGGTACCTCGCCACCCTCGCCGTCCCGCTCCTCGTGCTCGCCCCCTGGTCGCTGGGCCTGCTCACGCACCCCGGCCGCTTCCTGCGCGAGGCCGGACTGCCCTACGAGACCGGCTCCGCCTCCGCGCTGGACCTGCTCGGCATCAGCCCCGGCGGCCCCGGCACCGCCGGCGGGCTGCTGCTGATCGGCATCGTCCTGGCCGCGCTCGCCGCGCTGCTGCGCACCGACCGGCAGTTCGCCGTCCGCACCGCCTGGGCCACCGCCCTCGCCGCACTGCTCCTCGCCGTCCTCCTCAACCGCGACGGCTGGGCCGGACCGGCCACCCTCGTCTACGGCCTCGCCCTGCTGGCGGCCGCCGCGCTCGGCGCCGACGGCGCCAAGGAGCGCGTCGCCGCCCGCAGCTTCGGCTGGCGCCAGCCGCTGGCCGCGCTGATCGCCCTCGCCGCCGCCGCCGGACCGCTGCTCGCCGCGGCCGCCTGGCTCGTCGCCGGCGCCGACGGCCCGCTCCAGCGCCGCGACCCGGTGCAGGTGCCCGCCTTCGTCGCCGACGCCGGCGGGGACGACAACCAGACCCGCACCCTGGTCCTCGACCTGGACCCGCCCGCCACCGTCTCCTACAGCCTCGTCCGCGGCTCCGGCGGCCGCCTCGGCGACGCCGAGACCGCCGCCCGCACCGGCAGCGACCCCCGCCTCGACAAGGTCGTCTCCAACCTGGTCGCCGGCTCCGGAGCCGACCAGTCCAGCCAGCTCAGCGCCTACGCCATCCGCTTCGTCATGTTCCGCCCCGGCGGCCCCGAAGAGATCCGCCGCGTCCTCGACGCCACCCCCGGCCTCAGCCGCCGCCACCAGCAGGACGGCACGGCGCTGTGGGGCGTCGAACCCTGGCTGCCGCGCGCCGTCATCGTCTCCGGCAAGCAGGGCGAGGCCCCGATCCCCGTCGCCGCGGGCCCCGTCGAGGCCCACGGCAAGATCCCGGACGGTGAGGCGGGCCGCGTGCTGCGCATCGCCGACCGCGCCGACTCCGGCTGGCAGGCCACCCTCGACGGCAAGCCCCTCGAGCCGAAGACCCTCGACGGCTGGGCCCAGGGCTTCGAACTGCCCGCCGCCGGCGGCCGCCTCGACCTCGTCCACGAGGACTCCCTCCTGCGGACCGGCTGGCACTGGGCCCAGGGGCTCCTCGCCCTGGTGCTGCTCGTGATGGCCCTGCCCGGCCGCCGCGAACGGCTCGACGACGACCTCCCCGAGGACGAGGCCGCCATCCCGGCCCAGCCCGGCCCGGGCGAGCCCGGCGAGGGCCGCCGCGCACGCCGGCTGCGCGCCGAGGCCGAGCAGGCCCCGGCCCCCGCCCCGGTGGAGGCCGCCGTGGCCGCCGACCCGTACGCGGAGATCCCGGCACAGCCGGTGTACGGGACGGAGGGGAGTCCGGGTGAGTACGCCTACCCGGCCTACCCGGACCAGAGCGGCTACGCCTACGAACCCCAGCCGCAGCAGCCCTACCCGCAGCCCGGGGAGTACGAGCAGTACCCGTACCCGCAGCAGCAGGCACAGGAGCAGTACCCCTACCCGTACGAGCCCTACCAGCCGTACGACCCGCACAACGGCCGCGACGGCCACGCCCAGTACGACCCGCGTCCGGACGGGAGCCCCCAGCAGTGA